In a genomic window of Rhopalosiphum maidis isolate BTI-1 chromosome 4, ASM367621v3, whole genome shotgun sequence:
- the LOC113549490 gene encoding LOW QUALITY PROTEIN: PHD finger protein rhinoceros (The sequence of the model RefSeq protein was modified relative to this genomic sequence to represent the inferred CDS: inserted 1 base in 1 codon): MSYRTKRQPISKDECPLPTKRRKGRPSTLQEEEEASSLDTQSGSRSDMRIPSSIYNTRITTDAPAELFRKDLISAMKLPDSEQLSTDAYWIISDQWKQEWERGVQVPVNPDSLPGSSVHEIPVVCLQSSTKSPRRSPSSIYHSQHNEFKLPKHKYIRITKDEHFKTEEHQLSLLPLKAEKSCSYDMDDVDSAWLKLCNGDRLLGGLPKIKDDQFEHVMEELEMRCWEKVQTIIKEEEGLGIEYDENVICDVCRSPDSEDGNEMVFCDNCNICVHQACYGITTIPSGSWLCRTCTLRFRPECVLCPNKNGAMKCTRSGHKWAHVSCALWIPEVSIGCVEKMEPITKISSIPPSRWALICILCRERVGACIQCSVKTCKTAYHVTCAFKHGLEMRAIIEDESAEDGVKLRSYCTKHSVTNKKDRNSGSEDEDSTKRKRKDMTSEEKNQARAAKLQEIEGEFEKHVSVSDVKQVRDVDDDAILYIYNYWVLKRRTGNNRPLLLPKSDDGDLLGRQQEQADLEKHKMFVQLRQDLERVRNLCYMVSRREKLSRNLLSLREQTFHKQMAVLSDTKLNLSSAEVSAVLEANHGPSIYDRLYSYPDAPDLSTDFETMLSRIAGDVSPEKSNYTGLKWPSSNNPYKRSYINGSIRYSSMSSSSDLELKPPKLISSERSSMDEAELIKSMLNKRKLKEKRLNKKRSKTKLSTDSSTEEENDKVKQKWNVSPNKKLLQIEKQFGSDDSEDVSLPKLLSKRPTKVNNIYSDSDSEVPTKEDNLSYTHTKAAVKEFSQGKSKAKVVKDKSTSVSKTKETLLEKDTKKMKKEDAKNNPTVPTELIVPQRQAAKKATESIHRVHNKHDEILNEKKSPEKLFSTHKKSPERVTSNIKSPDKQPTKINKIKNTEKLSSVEKESDPQDSFILVPQRQAAKKAIQGIKSGMTKPVEETKVPESVKKDDSTTKSKRSTKSSLSSTSSSSSSSSSSSTSSTSSSSSSSGSSSSESDTEPEKKNKSIERVSPQKEVSKTKSPPKAKGWLSENKPIKISSSSSSESDKDQKVLRAPDKKLKTSDRRPEHRFQDPPPKREESRRKSIGSDRCDTVQIVSCGDSSVGDDGNRKSSDRDYVGTSTSQPDGIKFETKQPIHAVEDKEIEKKLKLDDGDQRVLKEDHGLNKNIQEVKSKNVTPVQHTSDKENKKTDELNLYLPGGHRLNDLKDENLLSSSFLTRQDIERELVNNIDYDNKKFSKMPFNCNNHFSGGQRSIFSPQQCNKDIPDFDFDNDMLAVEQAANEEGFGLTRDTDVRNAPLSFTFNNEFLFKDDSKEVTARETLNLVEKLRLGITKKSVPLENENIENIELNDTSKILDPPKPSEPEQKTDNIIYNAYNKFHQQSNDVVDVNKVPERDKLDRSESALSDERWVPPSQRSQAESPYQDINDANRWSDSVVMPSRRSDTSNEPSPEHRDPSTTESLYQNIHPFPSSVPMQMDNMQYSQYSDPSFILNPPTSNQMSFMSSSRTFNPQQFAIPPPFSTHQSLMPELNKPLHLQTPCTAAFTSSTQNMAFTAAMISPMTHHDNYIPPFNDISMYNDSNLLMGPGTNNLSLHTETVMHTVFNAINQASMIDNQLSVLPTIQSPKASKVSTSNQMSGSHNLNPDSTNNETQDINVQSTSNQHRVPVTSNNETEVTLPQTISNNQEPVLSQSKITSTEVVSTNQLTIPTPMPNQIPSNKQSIPEVHTPSVCQAEISQNIINQTPVQTPISVSQVSNQTTPSIPTPKQSPALPTTPLPERSPMSIIASSPSVTSSPHPNRTPSDKKSPSKPTRSSSRVTAQSYKSPEIVDHSPEIKKQNKRGPKPQSKTSGRGRGRGRGRSSNHFTDYNPAVSKLAGTAYDLDFVEEFGNDNNGVMENLRAMRERKKSDVKADSKSPVSPKVQSSPNNYRRKHASIKELKPPSPIIETTIEDPPAQIIIDELTPMIPGPVDMRTYNSYENTTSYSDNIYDTNTNVDDKVTDIVNTLKEDLQNLSKLSSKDKDIEDQLITMDDQIKIVKLPPPVEKEPVASSTVLQSESRNQLKVKIKGPFLNAKYNNVQNQPILPTIDTSAISMNIPSHSVPPSEAASVPSNFRQMRKKELLRQYCNQQDNIEQTTNHPVVPPLSRNIITIPKAVASMTTIPTKEDYKAVVDANMEKKRTKYGSDDPKSNYFNNIRKEATTPKIKIKIGGEQPMVTTXMEEKRSLRPPKKRICDTQNDETNHLIAPTMEQLRRDSMKFRKKVFARFEEDALASTSIPVAPVTKNKKKRRSSPSVSRKKKPRTNKEISQVQVIEAKESTPKLIIRFSKAAPDEAAVSAVTEPKKASPIKLKISRCKEGYVMKPPSNQTNPDTSLNNNCEVR, encoded by the exons ATGTCATATAGAACTAAACGTCAACCGATCTCTAAAGATGAATGTCcat TACCGACAAAGAGGCGGAAGGGGCGCCCTTCGACGCTACAGGAAGAAGAAGAAGCGTCCTCCTTAGATACTCAGAGTGGCTCGCGTTCAGATATGAGAATACCatcatcaatttataatacacggATTACAACTGATGCACCAGcagaa ttatttcgtAAAGACTTGATCAGTGCCATGAAGCTTCCTGATTCTGAACAGTTGTCTACTGATGCGTACTGGATTATTAGTGACCAATGGAAACAAGAGTGGGAACGGGGTGTACAAGTACCAGTTAATCCAGACTCTTTGCCGGGATCAAGTGTTCACGAAATTCCTGTTGTCTGCTTGCAGTCTTCAACTAAATCACCTAGGCGTTCACCATCATCAATTTATCATTCTCAACATAATGAATTCAAAct gccAAAACATAAGTATATTCGCATTACTAaagatgaacattttaaaaccgaAGAACATCAATTGTCACTTTTACCTTTGAAAGCAGAAAAATCTTGTTCATATGATATGGATGATGTAGATTCAGCTTGGTTAAAATTGTGCAATGGAGATAGATTGCTAGGAG GcttaccaaaaataaaagatgATCAATTTGAGCATGTTATGGAAGAGTTAGAAATGAGGTGCTGGGAAAAAGTGCAAACGATAATCAAAGAAGAAGAAGGGCTTGGAATTGAATATGATGAAAATGTTATCTGCGATGTGTGTCGATcg cctGATTCAGAAGATGGTAATGAAATGGTGTTTTGTGATAATTGCAATATTTGTGTTCATCAAGCATGTTATGGTATTACCACAATTCCTTCTGGGTCATGGCTGTGTCGTACCTGTACTTTACGTTTTCGTCCCGAATGTGTCCTTTGTCCAAATAAAAATGGTGCAATGAAATGCACACGATCAGGCCATAAATGGGCTCATGTGTCATGTGCATTGTGGATACCTGAAGTTAGCATAGGATGTGTAGAAAAAATGGAACCTATCACCAAAATATCTAGTATACct ccTAGTAGATGGGCActcatatgtatattgtgtcgAGAACGAGTTGGAGCATGTATACAATGTTCAGTTAAGACATGCAAGACTGCGTATCATGTTACCTGTGCTTTTAAGCACGGTCTTGAAATGAGAGCTATTATTGAAGATGAGAGTGCTGAAGATGGAGTAAAATTACGG tcgtACTGTACAAAACATAGTGTAACTAACAAAAAAGATAGAAATTCTGGTTCCGAAGATGAAGATTCTACAAAAAGGAAACGAAAAGATATGACTtctgaagaaaaaaatcaagctAGAGCAGCCAA GCTGCAAGAAATCGAAGGTGAATTTGAAAAGCATGTTAGTGTCTCTGATGTTAAACAAGTTCGTGATGTCGATGATGATgctattctatatatttataattattgggtATTAAAAAGAAGAACCGGAAATAACAGACCATTGTTATTACCAAAGTCTGATGATGGTGATCTTCTTGGAAGACAGCAAGAACAAGCAGAtttagaaaaacataaaatgtttgtacaacTAAGACAAGATTTAGAAAGG GTACGAAATTTGTGTTATATGGTCAGCAGAAGAGAAAAACTTTCTCGTAATTTACTTAGTTTACGTGAGCAAACTTTTCATAAGCAAATGGCAGTTCTTTCAGATACTAAGCTTAATCTTAGTTCAGCAGAAGTATCAGCTGTTCTGGAAGCTAATCATGGACCATCAATATATGATCGATTATATTCATATCCTGATGCTCCAGACTTAAGCACTGATTTTGAAACTATGCTATCTCGTATTGCTGGAGATGTTTCACCAGAAAAATCTAATTATACTGGTTTAAAATGGCCCTCAAGTAATAATCCATACAAGCGGTCTTATATCAATGGATCTATACGATACTCAAGTATGTCAAGCAGTAGTGATCTTGAACTAAAACCTCCTAAACTAATCAGTAGTGAACGATCAAGTATGGATGAAgctgaattaataaaatctatgtTGAACAAacgtaaattaaaagaaaaaaggcTGAACAAAAAACgttcaaaaacaaaactttCTACTGATTCATCTACTGAAGAAGAAAATgataaagtaaaacaaaaatggaaTGTATcacctaataaaaaattattacaaattgaaaaGCAATTTGGTAGTGATGATAGTGAAGATGTTTCTTTACCTAAACTTTTGTCTAAACGTCCGActaaggtaaataatatttattcagacTCAGATTCTGAAGTACCAACCAAAGAAGATAACCTTTCTTATACTCATACAAAAGCAGCAGTTAAAGAATTCTCTCAAGGTAAGTCTAAAGCTAAAGTTGTAAAAGATAAAAGTACTTCAGTTTCTAAGACTAAAGAAACATTACTGGAGAAGGATActaagaaaatgaaaaaagaagATGCTAAAAATAATCCCACTGTGCCTACAGAACTTATCGTACCTCAAAGACAAGCTGCCAAGAAAGCTACTGAAAGTATTCATCGGGTACATAATAAACatgatgaaattttaaatgaaaagaaatctccagaaaaattattttcaacacaTAAAAAATCTCCTGAAAGAGTTAcatctaatattaaatcgcCGGATAAACAGCCCActaagattaataaaattaaaaacactgaAAAATTAAGTTCAGTAGAAAAAGAATCAGATCCACAAGATTCATTCATTTTGGTTCCACAAAGACAAGCTGCTAAAAAAGCTATTCAAGGCATTAAGAGTGGTATGACAAAACCTGTTGAAGAAACTAAAGTACCCGAATCTGTTAAAAAAGACGATTCAACTACTAAGTCTAAACGTAGTACAAAGTCTTCTTTATCCTCTACATCGAGCAGTAGTTCTTCAAGTAGTTCATCTAGTACTTCAAGTACTTCTAGTTCTTCATCTTCATCTGGTTCGTCTTCTTCTGAAAGTGATACAGAACccgaaaagaaaaataaatctattgagCGTGTAAGCCCACAAAAAGAAGTTAGTAAAACTAAAAGCCCTCCTAAAGCTAAAGGTTGGTTATCAGAGAATAAgccaattaaaattagttccTCCTCTAGTAGTGAGTCTGATAAAGACCAGAAAGTGCTCAGGGCGCCAGACAAGAAGCTTAAAACTTCCGACAGGCGGCCTGAACACAGGTTTCAGGATCCGCCACCTAAGAGAGAGGAATCTAGAAGAAAATCGATTGGAAGTGATCGATGCGATACTGTTCAAATCGTCTCATGTGGAGATTCTAGTGTCGGGGATGATGGAAATAGAAAATCGAGCGATCGTGACTACGTTGGAACATCAACTAGTCAGCCGGAcggaattaaatttgaaacgaAACAGCCCATACATGCAGTTGAGGACAAAGAGATTGAGAAGAAGTTGAAACTTGATGATGGTGATCAGAGAGTTCTCAAAGAAGATCATGGcctgaacaaaaatattcaagaagtaaaaagtaaaaatgttacaCCAGTACAACATACTTcggataaagaaaataaaaaaactgatgAGTTAAACTTGTATTTACCAGGTGGTCATCGTTTAAATGATCTCAAAgatgaaaatttattaagttCTTCATTTTTAACCAGACAAGATATTGAAAGAGAAttggttaataatattgattatgataataagaaattttctaaaatgccATTCAActgtaataatcatttttctgGTGGTCAAAGATCAATATTTTCTCCTCAACAGTGTAACAAAGATATTCcagattttgattttgataacgATATGCTTGCTGTTGAACAAGCAGCAAATGAGGAAGGATTTGGGTTGACGAGAGATACAGATGTTCGAAACGCTCCATTGTCTTTTACGTTCAACAATGAATTCCTCTTCAAAGATGATTCTAAAGAAGTAACAGCTAGAGAAACATTAAACCTTGTTGAAAAGTTAAGATTAGgaatcaccaaaaaatctGTACCattagaaaatgaaaatatagaaaatattgaattaaatgataCATCTAAAATACTCGACCCACCTAAACCATCTGAACCAGAACAAaaaacagataatattatttataatgcataCAACAAATTCCATCAACAGTCCAATGATGTAGTAGATGTGAATAAAGTTCCAGAACGAGATAAATTGGATAGGAGCGAAAGCGCTTTATCTGATGAGAGGTGGGTACCACCAAGTCAGCGTAGTCAGGCAGAATCTCCATATCAGGATATTAATGATGCCAACCGTTGGTCAGATAGCGTTGTAATGCCATCCAGACGTTCAGATACATCAAATGAACCATCTCCAGAACATCGTGATCCAAGTACAACAGAatcattatatcaaaatatacatcCATTTCCTTCATCTGTTCCAATGCAAATGGACAATATGCAGTATTCTCAATATTCAGATccatcatttatattaaacccaCCTACTAGTAATCAGATGTCATTTATGTCTTCATCTCGCACTTTTAATCCTCAACAATTTGCAATACCTCCACCATTCTCAACTCATCAATCATTAATGCCAGAGTTGAATAAACCTTTACATTTACAAACTCCCTGTACAGCAGCCTTCACTTCATCAACTCAAAATATGGCATTTACTGCAGCCATGATATCTCCAATGACTCATCACGATAATTATATTCCACCGTTTAAtgatataagtatgtataacgATAGCAATCTTTTGATGGGTCCtggtactaataatttatctttacaTACAGAAACTGTGATGCATACTGTATTCAATGCAATTAATCAAGCTTCTATGATAGATAATCAATTATCTGTTTTACCAACAATTCAATCTCCTAAGGCTTCTAAAGTCTCTACTAGTAATCAAATGTCTGGTAGTCATAATTTAAACCCAGATTCGACAAATAACGAAACTCAAGATATTAATGTACAATCGACATCAAATCAACACCGAGTACCAGTAACTTCAAATAACGAAACTGAAGTAACTCTTCCACAAACAATTTCTAACAATCAAGAACCTGTTCTTAGTCAAAGTAAAATTACTAGTACAGAAGTAGTGTCCACCAATCAATTAACAATACCAACACCAATGCCAAACCAAATACCTTCGAATAAACAGTCTATTCCAGAAGTACATACTCCATCAGTATGTCAAGCAGAGATTAGTCAAAACATCATTAACCAAACACCAGTACAAACACCTATCAGTGTCAGTCAAGTATCTAATCAAACTACTCCAAGTATACCAACTCCTAAACAATCACCTGCTCTTCCTACAACACCTTTGCCAGAACGTTCACCAATGTCCATTATTGCTTCTTCTCCTTCAGTAACTAGTTCACCTCATCCAAATCGTACACCTTCTGATAAAAAATCTCCTTCTAAACCTACCCGATCTTCAAGCCGTGTTACTGCTCAATCTTATAAATCTCCTGAAATTGTTGATCATTCAccagaaattaaaaaacaaaacaaacgaGGACCAAAACCTCAGTCTAAAACTTCTGGACGTGGTCGAGGTCGTGGACGTGGACGTTCGTCAAATCATTTTACTGATTATAATCCTGCTGTTAGTAAACTTGCTGGTACTGCTTATGATCTTGATTTTGTTGAAGAATTcggtaatgataataatggtgTCATGGAGAATCTTCGAGCAATGCGTGAACGTAAAAAGTCGGATGTTAAAGCTGATAGTAAATCACCTGTGTCTCCTAAAGTCCAAAGCAGTCCTAATAACTATAGAAGAAAACATGCAAGTATAAAAGAACTTAAACCTCCTTCACCTATTATTGAAACTACTATTGAAGATCCGCCAgctcaaataataatagatgaaCTGACTCCTATGATACCAGGACCAGTTGATATGAGAACATATAATTCATATGAAAATACAACATCATATTCCGATAACATTTATGATACTAACACTAATGTAGATGATAAAGTAACTGATATTGTGAATACCTTAAAAGAGGACTTACAAaacttatcaaaattatcgtCTAAAGATAAAGATATAGAAGATCAATTAATTACAATGGATGACCAAATCAAAATAGTTAAACTACCACCTCCTGTTGAAAAGGAACCGGTAGCCTCAAGTACAGTATTACAAAGCGAATCTAGAAATCAATTAAAGGTTAAAATAAAAGGTCCTTTCTTAAATGCTAAGTACAACAATGTTCAAAATCAGCCAATATTACCAACAATTGATACATCGGCTATAAGTATGAATATACCAAGTCATTCAGTTCCTCCTTCAGAAGCTGCTAGTGTACCCTCCAATTTCAGACAAATGAGGAAAAAGGAATTGCTCCGGCAATATTGTAACCAACAAGATAATATCGAACAGACAACAAACCATCCTGTAGTCCCTCCACTAAGTCgaaatatcataacaatacCAAAAGCAGTTGCATCAATGACTACAATTCCTACTAAAGAAGACTATAAAGCAGTGGTAGATGCTAATATGGAAAAGAAGCGTACTAAATATGGATCTGATGATCCAAAatccaattattttaacaatattcgtAAAGAAGCTACTACaccgaaaataaaaatcaaaattggtGGCGAACAACCCATGGTTACAA CAATGGAAGAAAAACGTAGTCTTCGTCCAcctaaaaaaagaatttgtgATACTCAAAATGATGAGACTAATCATTTGATAGCACCTACCATGGAACAATTACGGCGAGACAGTATGAAATTCAGAAAGAAAGTATTCGCTCGTTTTGAAGAAGATGCATTAGCATCCACTTCAATTCCTGTAGCTCCTGTTACAAAGAACAAAAAGAAACGTCGGTCTAGTCCATCAGTATCCAGGAAAAAGAAACCACGCACAAATAAAGAGATATCTCAGGTTCAGGTGATAGAGGCCAAAGAAAGCActccaaaattaattattagattctCAAAAGCAGCCCCAGATGAAGCTGCAGTCAGTGCAGTAACAGAACCGAAAAAAGCTTCTCCcataaaactgaaaatatcTAGATGTAAAGAGGGATATGTTATGAAACCTCCAAGTAACCAAACTAATCCTGATACttcattaaacaataattgtgaAGTTCGGTGA
- the LOC113548930 gene encoding dihydrofolate reductase — protein MNSTDNMVYNVIAAVSKNGGIGYKGNLPWRIKKEMEYFNRMTTQVNQSGVQNAVIMGRCTWQSIPDKYRPLKGRKNVVISKTLKGVPEGVLLYPNLKEALKSLYLNDHVEKLWVIGGSGLYNEAINDKNCKKLYITKIDQEYLCDTFFPDFDLNEFEEINETNVPKEIQEENGIKYEFKVFKRL, from the coding sequence ATGAATTCTACGGATAATATGGTGTACAATGTCATAGCTGCTGTTTCAAAGAATGGAGGTATTGGCTACAAGGGTAATCTACCATGGAGAATTAAAAAGGAAATGGAATATTTCAATCGAATGACTACTCAGGTGAATCAATCAGGCGTTCAAAATGCAGTTATAATGGGTCGTTGTACTTGGCAATCAATTCCAGATAAATATAGGCCACTTAAAGGacgaaaaaatgtagtaatctctaaaactttaaaaggtGTACCAGAAGGTGTATTACTTTATCCAAATCTTAAAGAAgccttaaaatcattatatttaaatgatcatGTTGAAAAGCTTTGGGTAATTGGTGGTTCAGGTTTGTACAATGAAGCTATTAATGACAAAAATTGcaagaaattatatattacaaaaattgatcAGGAATACTTGTGTGATACTTTTTTCCCTGATTTTGATCTTAATGAATTTGAAGAAATAAATGAAACTAATGTACCTAAAGAAATTCAAGAAGAAAatggtattaaatatgaatttaaagtaTTCAAGAGGTTATGA